The nucleotide sequence GGCCTGGCGGCGGCGGGCGCGCGCGTCGCAATCAACGGCCGGAGCGAGACGGGGGTCCACAAGGCCATCGCGCGGCTGCGCGAGGAGGTGCCGGACGCGGACTTCCTGCCGGCCCCGGGCGACGTCTCCGAGGAGGCCGGCGCGGCCCAGGTGGTCGAAGAGGTGCCGGAAACCGACATCCTGGTCAACAACCTCGGCATCTTCGGCGCGCAGGAGCCCCTGGAGATCACCGACGCCGACTGGCGGCGCTACTTCGAGGTCAACGTCCTGGCCGCGGTCCGGCTCACCCGCGCCTACCTGCCGGGCATGACCGACCGTGGCTGGGGCCGGATCCAGTACATCGCCAGCGATTCCGCGATCGTCATCCCGGCCGAGATGATCCATTATGGAGTGTCGAAGACCGCGCTGCTCGGGGTGTCCCGCGGGTTCGCCAAGCACGCGGCCGGTACCGGTGTCACGGTCAACGCCGTGATCGCCGGCCCGACGCACACCGGCGGTGTCGAGGACTTCGTCTACGAGCTCGTCGACAAGGACCTGCCCTGGGAGGAAGCCCAGCGCGAGTTCATGAAGAAGCACCGCCCGCAATCGCTGCTGCAGCGGCTGATCGAGCCCGAGGAGATCGCGCACCTGGTGGTGTACCTGAGTTCGCCGTTCGCCTCGGCGACCACCGGCGCGGCGGTGCGGGTGGACGGCGGCTACGTCGACGCGATCGTGCCGTGAGGCCGCCGGGCCGCACGGCACGCGGGGTTGCTCAGGGGGTGACGGGGATGTTCGTCAGGCCCGAGCGGGCGTTCGTCACCGTGTTCGACGCGTACACGACGTTCGGATTGGCCGCGCACTTGGACACCGAGCTGATCTTGATCGCGTAGTCGCCCACGCCGCCGAGGTCGGACTTGTTGCCGCGCCACACGTTGCCGCAGCCGTTGTCGAACGACGGGCTCGTGCTCGTGTTGTGGTTCTCGTAGCCGTTGGCGAACGTGCCGGGCGGGGCGAACGTGCCCGTGT is from Amycolatopsis mediterranei and encodes:
- a CDS encoding SDR family NAD(P)-dependent oxidoreductase, with product MRVDLSGKTALVTGSTQGIGAAIATGLAAAGARVAINGRSETGVHKAIARLREEVPDADFLPAPGDVSEEAGAAQVVEEVPETDILVNNLGIFGAQEPLEITDADWRRYFEVNVLAAVRLTRAYLPGMTDRGWGRIQYIASDSAIVIPAEMIHYGVSKTALLGVSRGFAKHAAGTGVTVNAVIAGPTHTGGVEDFVYELVDKDLPWEEAQREFMKKHRPQSLLQRLIEPEEIAHLVVYLSSPFASATTGAAVRVDGGYVDAIVP